A stretch of the Rosa rugosa chromosome 5, drRosRugo1.1, whole genome shotgun sequence genome encodes the following:
- the LOC133711256 gene encoding uncharacterized protein LOC133711256 has protein sequence MAWKGIIDNRDLLIQDENVSDYIVNGCWNVNKLYVFLDHDTVNSILSIPLPALDSRDAFVWRPTSSGIFFSGDEDLNDFFFSCPFTANVWRSAGITNIDFQNFEEWFLSWFRKDYQKSTTENLLLLCWKIWEVRNNLIFRHSPSLPNMVVHAAASIGENYRRNNPCLFKGPASTSQVIRWLPPSAGFAKLNFAGSVVNNKKAAAGFVIRDHDGSPLFAGARAIGHASVPIAEGSVVRDGLYHALLLNCRR, from the exons ATGGCCTGGAAaggtattattgataatagagaTCTTTTAATCCAAG ATGAGAATGTTAGTGATTATATTGTTAATGGCTGTTGGAATGTTAATAAACTTTATGTTTTCCTTGATCATGATACAGTTAATTCTATTTTAAGTATTCCTCTTCCTGCTTTGGACTCTAGGGATGCATTTGTTTGGAGGCCGACCTCCAGCGGTATTTTTTT CTCAGGGGATGAGGACTTAAACGACTTTTTCTTCTCCTGCCCCTTTACTGCAAATGTTTGGCGCTCTGCTGGCATTACCAATATAGATTTCCAAAACTTTGAAGAATGGTTTCTTTCCTGGTTCAGGAAGGATTACCAAAAGTCTACTACTGaaaatcttctccttctttgctGGAAAATTTGGGAGGTGAGGAATAATCTCATCTTCAGACATTCTCCCTCTCTTCCTAACATGGTGGTTCATGCTGCGGCATCCATTGGTGAGAATTACAGAAGGAATAACCCTTGCCTTTTCAAAGGTCCTGCTTCTACCTCTCAAGTTATTCGCTGGCTTCCTCCTTCTGCTGGCTTCGCCAAGCTCAATTTCGCTGGTTCTGTTGTCAACAATAAGAAAGCAGCTGCTGGTTTTGTTATCAGGGATCATGATGGTTCTCCCCTTTTTGCTGGTGCGAGAGCTATTGGTCATGCTTCTGTCCCCATTGCTGAAGGAAGTGTTGTTCGTGATGGTCTTTATCATGCCCTCCTCCTTAACTGTCGAAGGTGA
- the LOC133708621 gene encoding probable N-acetyltransferase HLS1 isoform X3, whose amino-acid sequence MQVAQLLENEELVGVVRGCIKHVGTGFGGVYVMGCILGLRVSPTHRRMGIGFQLMNSVEEWLLRKGAQYTFLATERNNTASTNLFTSKCNYENISSLIIFVQPICSSAKHLLPQNIKIEKLHVDQAISLYENKLRSKDISPTDMDVILKEKLSLGTWVCYFEEQGWINLDSEGNNKGTITKTQSSWVIFSIWNNCEPYKLHIRKSHPLRYFHATLNHAREKIFSCLKMPQSKVSVQSSLGFLFLYGIHGEGEQLGELMKSVWNFALGLGQNVKDSKLIITELGQCDPLIKHVPDNPSISRIHDLWYAKSLSSHHPDDQDALLMKGPLGNVFVDPREF is encoded by the exons ATG CAGGTAGCACAGCTGCTTGAAAATGAGGAGCTTGTCGGAGTGGTTCGAGGATGCATCAAGCATGTGGGGACTGGTTTTGGGGGAGTATATGTGATGGGTTGCATACTAGGCCTTCGAGTCTCTCCCACACACCG GCGGATGGGAATTGGATTTCAATTGATGAACTCAGTGGAGGAGTGGCTGCTGAGAAAAGGAGCACAGTACACATTCCTGGCCACCGAAAGGAACAACACCGCCTCTACAAATCTATTCACTTCCAAATGCAATTACGAGAACATCAGCTCACTAATCATATTTGTGCAACCAATTTGTTCATCTGCAAAACATCTGCTGCCTCAAAATATTAAAATAGAGAAGTTGCATGTAGACCAGGCAATTTCCCTGTACGAAAATAAGCTAAGAAGCAAAGACATATCTCCAACAGACATGGATGTGATCTTAAAGGAAAAGCTCAGCCTGGGCACTTGGGTGTGTTATTTCGAAGAACAGGGTTGGATCAACTTGGACAGTGAGGGAAACAACAAGGGAACAATCACCAAAACGCAAAGCTCTTGGGTCATCTTTAGCATATGGAATAATTGTGAACCTTACAAGCTTCATATAAGAAAGTCACATCCTCTAAGGTATTTTCATGCTACCTTAAACCATGCAAGAGAGAAAATCTTTTCCTGTTTGAAAATGCCTCAGAGTAAGGTCTCGGTGCAAAGCTCCCTTGGGTTTCTCTTTCTCTATGGGATTCATGGGGAGGGAGAGCAGCTTGGTGAGCTTATGAAATCTGTTTGGAACTTCGCATTAGGATTGGGGCAGAATGTGAAGGACAGCAAGTTGATTATAACTGAGCTGGGGCAGTGTGATCCTCTCATAAAGCATGTCCCAGACAATCCCAGCATTTCACGAATCCATGATCTCTGGTACGCGAAAAGTTTGAGCAGCCACCACCCTGATGACCAAGATGCTCTGCTAATGAAGGGTCCTTTGGGAAATGTGTTTGTTGATCCAAGGGAATTCTAG
- the LOC133708621 gene encoding probable N-acetyltransferase HLS1 isoform X4 has translation MVAQLLENEELVGVVRGCIKHVGTGFGGVYVMGCILGLRVSPTHRRMGIGFQLMNSVEEWLLRKGAQYTFLATERNNTASTNLFTSKCNYENISSLIIFVQPICSSAKHLLPQNIKIEKLHVDQAISLYENKLRSKDISPTDMDVILKEKLSLGTWVCYFEEQGWINLDSEGNNKGTITKTQSSWVIFSIWNNCEPYKLHIRKSHPLRYFHATLNHAREKIFSCLKMPQSKVSVQSSLGFLFLYGIHGEGEQLGELMKSVWNFALGLGQNVKDSKLIITELGQCDPLIKHVPDNPSISRIHDLWYAKSLSSHHPDDQDALLMKGPLGNVFVDPREF, from the exons ATG GTAGCACAGCTGCTTGAAAATGAGGAGCTTGTCGGAGTGGTTCGAGGATGCATCAAGCATGTGGGGACTGGTTTTGGGGGAGTATATGTGATGGGTTGCATACTAGGCCTTCGAGTCTCTCCCACACACCG GCGGATGGGAATTGGATTTCAATTGATGAACTCAGTGGAGGAGTGGCTGCTGAGAAAAGGAGCACAGTACACATTCCTGGCCACCGAAAGGAACAACACCGCCTCTACAAATCTATTCACTTCCAAATGCAATTACGAGAACATCAGCTCACTAATCATATTTGTGCAACCAATTTGTTCATCTGCAAAACATCTGCTGCCTCAAAATATTAAAATAGAGAAGTTGCATGTAGACCAGGCAATTTCCCTGTACGAAAATAAGCTAAGAAGCAAAGACATATCTCCAACAGACATGGATGTGATCTTAAAGGAAAAGCTCAGCCTGGGCACTTGGGTGTGTTATTTCGAAGAACAGGGTTGGATCAACTTGGACAGTGAGGGAAACAACAAGGGAACAATCACCAAAACGCAAAGCTCTTGGGTCATCTTTAGCATATGGAATAATTGTGAACCTTACAAGCTTCATATAAGAAAGTCACATCCTCTAAGGTATTTTCATGCTACCTTAAACCATGCAAGAGAGAAAATCTTTTCCTGTTTGAAAATGCCTCAGAGTAAGGTCTCGGTGCAAAGCTCCCTTGGGTTTCTCTTTCTCTATGGGATTCATGGGGAGGGAGAGCAGCTTGGTGAGCTTATGAAATCTGTTTGGAACTTCGCATTAGGATTGGGGCAGAATGTGAAGGACAGCAAGTTGATTATAACTGAGCTGGGGCAGTGTGATCCTCTCATAAAGCATGTCCCAGACAATCCCAGCATTTCACGAATCCATGATCTCTGGTACGCGAAAAGTTTGAGCAGCCACCACCCTGATGACCAAGATGCTCTGCTAATGAAGGGTCCTTTGGGAAATGTGTTTGTTGATCCAAGGGAATTCTAG
- the LOC133708621 gene encoding probable N-acetyltransferase HLS1 isoform X1 has translation MRNNMVDKAVNKFLIREFSADTDIEVVGKLERNCELGSKRGVSIFTNMMCDPLCRIRFYPLHIILQVAQLLENEELVGVVRGCIKHVGTGFGGVYVMGCILGLRVSPTHRRMGIGFQLMNSVEEWLLRKGAQYTFLATERNNTASTNLFTSKCNYENISSLIIFVQPICSSAKHLLPQNIKIEKLHVDQAISLYENKLRSKDISPTDMDVILKEKLSLGTWVCYFEEQGWINLDSEGNNKGTITKTQSSWVIFSIWNNCEPYKLHIRKSHPLRYFHATLNHAREKIFSCLKMPQSKVSVQSSLGFLFLYGIHGEGEQLGELMKSVWNFALGLGQNVKDSKLIITELGQCDPLIKHVPDNPSISRIHDLWYAKSLSSHHPDDQDALLMKGPLGNVFVDPREF, from the exons ATGAGAAATAATATGGTTGACAAGGCAGTGAACAAGTTTCTTATAAGGGAGTTCAGTGCAGACACCGATATTGAAGTGGTGGGGAAGCTAGAGAGGAACTGTGAGCTAGGGTCTAAAAGGGGGGTCTCCATTTTCACTAACATGATGTGTGACCCTTTATGTAGGATTAGGTTCTACCCCCTTCATATTATACTG CAGGTAGCACAGCTGCTTGAAAATGAGGAGCTTGTCGGAGTGGTTCGAGGATGCATCAAGCATGTGGGGACTGGTTTTGGGGGAGTATATGTGATGGGTTGCATACTAGGCCTTCGAGTCTCTCCCACACACCG GCGGATGGGAATTGGATTTCAATTGATGAACTCAGTGGAGGAGTGGCTGCTGAGAAAAGGAGCACAGTACACATTCCTGGCCACCGAAAGGAACAACACCGCCTCTACAAATCTATTCACTTCCAAATGCAATTACGAGAACATCAGCTCACTAATCATATTTGTGCAACCAATTTGTTCATCTGCAAAACATCTGCTGCCTCAAAATATTAAAATAGAGAAGTTGCATGTAGACCAGGCAATTTCCCTGTACGAAAATAAGCTAAGAAGCAAAGACATATCTCCAACAGACATGGATGTGATCTTAAAGGAAAAGCTCAGCCTGGGCACTTGGGTGTGTTATTTCGAAGAACAGGGTTGGATCAACTTGGACAGTGAGGGAAACAACAAGGGAACAATCACCAAAACGCAAAGCTCTTGGGTCATCTTTAGCATATGGAATAATTGTGAACCTTACAAGCTTCATATAAGAAAGTCACATCCTCTAAGGTATTTTCATGCTACCTTAAACCATGCAAGAGAGAAAATCTTTTCCTGTTTGAAAATGCCTCAGAGTAAGGTCTCGGTGCAAAGCTCCCTTGGGTTTCTCTTTCTCTATGGGATTCATGGGGAGGGAGAGCAGCTTGGTGAGCTTATGAAATCTGTTTGGAACTTCGCATTAGGATTGGGGCAGAATGTGAAGGACAGCAAGTTGATTATAACTGAGCTGGGGCAGTGTGATCCTCTCATAAAGCATGTCCCAGACAATCCCAGCATTTCACGAATCCATGATCTCTGGTACGCGAAAAGTTTGAGCAGCCACCACCCTGATGACCAAGATGCTCTGCTAATGAAGGGTCCTTTGGGAAATGTGTTTGTTGATCCAAGGGAATTCTAG
- the LOC133708621 gene encoding probable N-acetyltransferase HLS1 isoform X2, with the protein MRNNMVDKAVNKFLIREFSADTDIEVVGKLERNCELGSKRGVSIFTNMMCDPLCRIRFYPLHIILVAQLLENEELVGVVRGCIKHVGTGFGGVYVMGCILGLRVSPTHRRMGIGFQLMNSVEEWLLRKGAQYTFLATERNNTASTNLFTSKCNYENISSLIIFVQPICSSAKHLLPQNIKIEKLHVDQAISLYENKLRSKDISPTDMDVILKEKLSLGTWVCYFEEQGWINLDSEGNNKGTITKTQSSWVIFSIWNNCEPYKLHIRKSHPLRYFHATLNHAREKIFSCLKMPQSKVSVQSSLGFLFLYGIHGEGEQLGELMKSVWNFALGLGQNVKDSKLIITELGQCDPLIKHVPDNPSISRIHDLWYAKSLSSHHPDDQDALLMKGPLGNVFVDPREF; encoded by the exons ATGAGAAATAATATGGTTGACAAGGCAGTGAACAAGTTTCTTATAAGGGAGTTCAGTGCAGACACCGATATTGAAGTGGTGGGGAAGCTAGAGAGGAACTGTGAGCTAGGGTCTAAAAGGGGGGTCTCCATTTTCACTAACATGATGTGTGACCCTTTATGTAGGATTAGGTTCTACCCCCTTCATATTATACTG GTAGCACAGCTGCTTGAAAATGAGGAGCTTGTCGGAGTGGTTCGAGGATGCATCAAGCATGTGGGGACTGGTTTTGGGGGAGTATATGTGATGGGTTGCATACTAGGCCTTCGAGTCTCTCCCACACACCG GCGGATGGGAATTGGATTTCAATTGATGAACTCAGTGGAGGAGTGGCTGCTGAGAAAAGGAGCACAGTACACATTCCTGGCCACCGAAAGGAACAACACCGCCTCTACAAATCTATTCACTTCCAAATGCAATTACGAGAACATCAGCTCACTAATCATATTTGTGCAACCAATTTGTTCATCTGCAAAACATCTGCTGCCTCAAAATATTAAAATAGAGAAGTTGCATGTAGACCAGGCAATTTCCCTGTACGAAAATAAGCTAAGAAGCAAAGACATATCTCCAACAGACATGGATGTGATCTTAAAGGAAAAGCTCAGCCTGGGCACTTGGGTGTGTTATTTCGAAGAACAGGGTTGGATCAACTTGGACAGTGAGGGAAACAACAAGGGAACAATCACCAAAACGCAAAGCTCTTGGGTCATCTTTAGCATATGGAATAATTGTGAACCTTACAAGCTTCATATAAGAAAGTCACATCCTCTAAGGTATTTTCATGCTACCTTAAACCATGCAAGAGAGAAAATCTTTTCCTGTTTGAAAATGCCTCAGAGTAAGGTCTCGGTGCAAAGCTCCCTTGGGTTTCTCTTTCTCTATGGGATTCATGGGGAGGGAGAGCAGCTTGGTGAGCTTATGAAATCTGTTTGGAACTTCGCATTAGGATTGGGGCAGAATGTGAAGGACAGCAAGTTGATTATAACTGAGCTGGGGCAGTGTGATCCTCTCATAAAGCATGTCCCAGACAATCCCAGCATTTCACGAATCCATGATCTCTGGTACGCGAAAAGTTTGAGCAGCCACCACCCTGATGACCAAGATGCTCTGCTAATGAAGGGTCCTTTGGGAAATGTGTTTGTTGATCCAAGGGAATTCTAG
- the LOC133708620 gene encoding aldehyde dehydrogenase 22A1: MAFWWPLIVLAFAYAICRFLLMLIPPNVPSIQVDASDVLDDGNQTQENSFIYVPPRGRTQQSETKVQCYEPATMKYLGYYPALTPVQVKERVALARKAQKTWAKSSFKQRRLFLRILLKYIIEHQDLICEISSRDTGKTMVDASLGEIMTTCEKITWLLSEGERWLKPEYRSCGRSMIHKRSKVEFHPLGVIGAIVSWNYPFHNIFNPMLAAVFSGNGIVIKVSEHASWSGCFYFRIIQSALAAVGAPENLVDVITGFSETGEALVSSVDKLIFVGSPGVGKMIMRNAAETLTPVTLELGGKDAFIVCEDADVEHVAQIAVRAVLQSSGQNCAGAERFYVHKDIYSSFINQVSKIVKSVSAGPPLAGKYDMGAICMQEHSERLQNLVNDALDKGAKLVVRGSFGHIGEDAVDHFFPPTVIENVNHTMKLMQEEAFGPIMPIMKFSTDEEAVKLANDSKYGLGCAVFSGSQHRAREITSQIHCGVAAINDFASSYMCQSLPFGGVKDSGFGRFAGVEGLRACCLVKSVVEDRWWPYIKTKIPKPIQYPVGENGFEFQESLVEALYGLNIWDRLRALVTVLKILTDQNSHASSNSKRRDD, translated from the exons ATGGCGTTTTGGTGGCCTCTGATCGTCCTCGCTTTCGCTTACGCCATTTGTAGGTTCCTCTTGATGCTCATCCCTCCCAATGTGCCTTCCATTCAAGTCGACGCTTCTGAcg TGTTGGACGATGGGAATCAGACGCAGGAGAACAGTTTCATATAT GTACCTCCGAGGGGAAGGACACAGCAGTCGGAGACAAAGGTTCAGTGCTATGAACCTGCAACCATGAAATACCTGGGATATTACCCTGCATTGACTCCTGTTCAG GTCAAGGAGCGGGTAGCACTAGCAAGGAAGGCACAGAAGACATGGGCAAAGAGTAGCTTCAAGCAAAGACGCCTGTTTCTTCGGATTCTTCTCAAGTATATAATAGAACACCAGGACCTTATATGTGA AATATCTTCACGTGATACGGGGAAGACAATGGTAGATGCGTCTTTAGGGGAGATAATGACAACGTGTGAGAAGATCACTTGGCTTCTTTCAGAGGGTGAGCGGTGGCTAAAGCCTGAATACCG ATCTTGTGGAAGATCAATGATTCACAAGAGATCTAAAGTTGAATTCCACCCTCTTGGAGTTATTGGTGCCATTGTGTCATGGAATTATCCTTTTCACAATATCTTTAATCCAATGCTGGCAGCAGTTTTTTCTGGAAATGGCATTGTGATTAAG GTTTCAGAACATGCAAGCTGGTCTGGATGCTTCTACTTCCGCATAATCCAATCTGCCCTTGCTGCTGTAGGAGCTCCTGAAAATCTAGTTGATGTCATAACAGG GTTTTCTGAAACTGGGGAAGCACTTGTGTCTTCTGTTGACAAGTTAATATTTGTTGGATCACCGGGTGTGGGTAAGATG ATAATGAGAAATGCTGCTGAGACGCTTACACCAGTTACACTTGAACTTGGTGGAAAAGATGCATTTATTGTATGTGAAGATGCTGATGTGGAACAT GTCGCCCAAATTGCTGTGAGAGCCGTTCTTCAGTCAAGTGGACAGAACTGTGCTGGGGCTGAGAGATTTTATGTTCACAAGGACATTTACTCTTCATTCATCAATCAAGTATCTAAGATTGTGAAATCTGTTTCAGCT GGCCCACCGCTTGCTGGAAAGTATGATATGGGTGCTATATGTATGCAAGAGCACTCTGAAAGGCTTCAAAACCTTGTAAATGATGCCTTAGACAAAGGCGCAAAACTTGTTGTTCGGGGAAGTTTTGGCCATATAGGTGAAGATGCAGTTGATCACTTTTTTCCGCCTACTGTGATTGAAAATGTAAATCACACGATGAAGTTGATGCAAGAGGAG GCATTTGGACCAATCATGCCCATAATGAAGTTTAGCACTGATGAAGAGGCTGTGAAACTAGCCAATGACTCAAAATACGGTCTTGGTTGTGCTGTTTTTTCTGGCAGCCAGCATCGTGCTAGAGAGATAACTTCCCAGATACACTGTGGAGTTGCTGCAATTAATGATTTTGCATCATCGTACATGTGCCAG TCCCTGCCATTTGGTGGTGTAAAAGACAGTGGATTTGGAAGATTTGCTGGTGTTGAAGGATTGCGAGCATGTTGTCTTGTAAAATCAGTTGTTGAGGATAGATGGTGGCCCTACATCAAAACCAAGATACCAAAGCCTATTCAG TATCCTGTTGGAGAGAATGGTTTTGAGTTCCAGGAGTCACTTGTTGAAGCACTCTACGGCCTGAACATATGGGACCGACTGCGAGCATTGGTTACTGTTCTGAAGATCCTTACTGATCAAAACTCTCATGCTAGCAGCAACAGTAAGAGAAGAGATGACTGA
- the LOC133712633 gene encoding UPF0481 protein At3g47200-like isoform X1 has translation MSSKFIYETLVNKYYVHINLEIMQLIKSIAGSVDKSQMNQIEILKNMESSSRSEGQSQTKDHISLEISPENGELVSHIKEKMEDIAVSVSIFRVPSEKICAPDFVSIGPLHYKQVRDSKVSEDDKWRYCYALLSRKPNLGGSLDTCVKAVKQMEHKARRCYSEDINVPSDEFVQLMLIDSCFIIELFLKYSYKSLRSRRDPIFNRPGMLIDLRCNMVLLENQIPFFVIQRLFQLVPLPTQCTESLSELATRFFKYLIPGEYHREQEGYHLLDLIRHCILPTHPKLQSTGKKTPDYLDCAKKLKQAGVKFQCAIAVHSFLDIKFTNGVFKMPPLLIHHCTETLLKNLIALEARHIGDDPVQHVTSYAYLMGCLIGSEKDVKLLRRKQILVHEEEKDKEVFEVLKKLCDQIDVKDFYYVKLFDEVGEFVKRKSWHTKKQKLKSKYHLNTPSAVTVLVVAVLALLLTFVGAFFSILTFARHHV, from the coding sequence ATGAGTAGTAAATTCATATATGAGACTCTAGTTAATAAGTATTATGTTCATATTAATCTAGAGATTATGCAACTAATTAAATCCATTGCAGGTTCTGTTGACAAATCCCAAATGAAtcaaattgagattttaaaaaaCATGGAAAGCAGTAGCAGATCAGAGGGACAGTCACAAACCAAAGACCACATCTCTCTTGAAATCTCTCCTGAAAATGGTGAACTTGTATCTCATATCAAAGAAAAGATGGAAGACATTGCTGTATCAGTCTCTATCTTCAGAGTCCCTAGCGAAAAAATATGTGCCCCGGATTTTGTCTCCATTGGCCCTCTGCACTATAAACAAGTACGTGATAGCAAAGTCTCTGAAGATGATAAGTGGCGCTACTGCTATGCACTCCTCAGTCGAAAACCAAATCTAGGAGGAAGCCTTGACACCTGCGTGAAAGCCGTAAAACAAATGGAGCACAAGGCACGAAGATGCTACAGTGAAGACATCAATGTCCCTAGTGATGAATTTGTGCAGTTGATGCTAATTGACAGCTGCTTCATCATTGAGCTATTTCTCAAGTATTCATACAAGAGCCTTAGGTCTCGCCGTGATCCCATCTTCAATAGGCCTGGTATGCTCATAGACTTGAGATGTAACATGGTGTTACtcgaaaaccaaattcccttcTTTGTTATTCAGAGGTTATTTCAATTAGTACCACTTCCAACACAATGTACGGAGTCCCTCAGCGAACTTGCTACACGTTTCTTCAAGTACCTTATACCAGGAGAGTATCATCGCGAGCAAGAAGGTTATCATTTACTCGATCTAATTCGACACTGCATCCTCCCAACACATCCTAAGCTACAATCGACAGGCAAGAAAACTCCAGACTACTTGGATTGTGCAAAGAAGCTAAAACAAGCAGGGGTTAAGTTCCAGTGTGCTATCGCGGTACACAGTTTCTTGGACATCAAGTTTACTAATGGTGTGTTCAAAATGCCACCCCTTTTAATCCATCACTGTACCGAAACACTCCTCAAGAACCTCATTGCACTCGAGGCGCGTCACATTGGGGATGATCCTGTGCAGCATGTCACATCTTACGCATACCTAATGGGGTGCCTAATTGGTTCCGAGAAAGATGTGAAATTGCTGCGGCGAAAACAGATTCTTGTgcatgaggaggagaaggaCAAGGAGGTTTTTGAAGTGTTGAAGAAGTTGTGCGATCAGATCGATGTGAAGGATTTTTACTATGTGAAGCTTTTCGATGAGGTCGGTGAATTCGTGAAGAGAAAGAGCTGGCACACGAAGAAGCAAAAGTTGAAGAGCAAATACCATCTCAACACTCCTTCGGCGGTTACGGTGCTTGTTGTTGCCGTTTTGGCTCTTCTTCTAACATTTGTTGGAGCTTTTTTTTCTATACTCACATTCGCTCGCCACCATGTTTAG
- the LOC133712633 gene encoding UPF0481 protein At3g47200-like isoform X2 codes for MNQIEILKNMESSSRSEGQSQTKDHISLEISPENGELVSHIKEKMEDIAVSVSIFRVPSEKICAPDFVSIGPLHYKQVRDSKVSEDDKWRYCYALLSRKPNLGGSLDTCVKAVKQMEHKARRCYSEDINVPSDEFVQLMLIDSCFIIELFLKYSYKSLRSRRDPIFNRPGMLIDLRCNMVLLENQIPFFVIQRLFQLVPLPTQCTESLSELATRFFKYLIPGEYHREQEGYHLLDLIRHCILPTHPKLQSTGKKTPDYLDCAKKLKQAGVKFQCAIAVHSFLDIKFTNGVFKMPPLLIHHCTETLLKNLIALEARHIGDDPVQHVTSYAYLMGCLIGSEKDVKLLRRKQILVHEEEKDKEVFEVLKKLCDQIDVKDFYYVKLFDEVGEFVKRKSWHTKKQKLKSKYHLNTPSAVTVLVVAVLALLLTFVGAFFSILTFARHHV; via the coding sequence ATGAAtcaaattgagattttaaaaaaCATGGAAAGCAGTAGCAGATCAGAGGGACAGTCACAAACCAAAGACCACATCTCTCTTGAAATCTCTCCTGAAAATGGTGAACTTGTATCTCATATCAAAGAAAAGATGGAAGACATTGCTGTATCAGTCTCTATCTTCAGAGTCCCTAGCGAAAAAATATGTGCCCCGGATTTTGTCTCCATTGGCCCTCTGCACTATAAACAAGTACGTGATAGCAAAGTCTCTGAAGATGATAAGTGGCGCTACTGCTATGCACTCCTCAGTCGAAAACCAAATCTAGGAGGAAGCCTTGACACCTGCGTGAAAGCCGTAAAACAAATGGAGCACAAGGCACGAAGATGCTACAGTGAAGACATCAATGTCCCTAGTGATGAATTTGTGCAGTTGATGCTAATTGACAGCTGCTTCATCATTGAGCTATTTCTCAAGTATTCATACAAGAGCCTTAGGTCTCGCCGTGATCCCATCTTCAATAGGCCTGGTATGCTCATAGACTTGAGATGTAACATGGTGTTACtcgaaaaccaaattcccttcTTTGTTATTCAGAGGTTATTTCAATTAGTACCACTTCCAACACAATGTACGGAGTCCCTCAGCGAACTTGCTACACGTTTCTTCAAGTACCTTATACCAGGAGAGTATCATCGCGAGCAAGAAGGTTATCATTTACTCGATCTAATTCGACACTGCATCCTCCCAACACATCCTAAGCTACAATCGACAGGCAAGAAAACTCCAGACTACTTGGATTGTGCAAAGAAGCTAAAACAAGCAGGGGTTAAGTTCCAGTGTGCTATCGCGGTACACAGTTTCTTGGACATCAAGTTTACTAATGGTGTGTTCAAAATGCCACCCCTTTTAATCCATCACTGTACCGAAACACTCCTCAAGAACCTCATTGCACTCGAGGCGCGTCACATTGGGGATGATCCTGTGCAGCATGTCACATCTTACGCATACCTAATGGGGTGCCTAATTGGTTCCGAGAAAGATGTGAAATTGCTGCGGCGAAAACAGATTCTTGTgcatgaggaggagaaggaCAAGGAGGTTTTTGAAGTGTTGAAGAAGTTGTGCGATCAGATCGATGTGAAGGATTTTTACTATGTGAAGCTTTTCGATGAGGTCGGTGAATTCGTGAAGAGAAAGAGCTGGCACACGAAGAAGCAAAAGTTGAAGAGCAAATACCATCTCAACACTCCTTCGGCGGTTACGGTGCTTGTTGTTGCCGTTTTGGCTCTTCTTCTAACATTTGTTGGAGCTTTTTTTTCTATACTCACATTCGCTCGCCACCATGTTTAG